TCTGCAGATCAAGAACGGCCCGATGGATTTCCAGGTCAGAGAGCCGGTATCTCCGCTCTTCGGCGCACTGGAACGGACTAACCATGTGATCGAATTCCAGATCGCCCAGGAGTACACAGGACAGCAGCGTCATGTCTGCTATCTCGTTCCGCAATGGAAAGAGATTATGGAGTTCGACACACAGGCTAAGGGCGGAACAGCGCCGGTGAAGCGGATCGTTGACGGATCGCTGTGGGGCAACCGCCTGAGCGGCATTGCGGCGGTATCCAATGTGGGTAATGACCGGAACTGGACCGGCCATCTGCTGGCCCAGGCGAATCTCTACGGCTTCGGCCGGCTGGCCTGGAATCCTGAGCTGAGCGCGGAAGAGATTGCGGAAGAGTGGATCGCCTTGACGTTCGGTACAGACACCGCAGTAGCCGGGGTAATCAGCCGGATTCTGCTGAATTCCTGGGAGATCTATGAATCTTATACCTCGCCGCTTGGCGTAGGCTGGATGATCAATCCCGAGCATCACTACGGCCCGAATGTGGACGGTTATGAATATTCGATGTGGGGCACCTACCACTATGCCGATCATCAGGGCATCGGGGTAGACCGTACCGTGAATACCGGTACCGGCTACAGCGCGCAGTACATGGGCAGCAACGCATTGCGTTATGATTCGCTGGAGGACTGCCCGGATGAGCTGCTGCTGTTCTTCCATCATGTACCGTACACTCATGTGCTGCATTCCGGCAAAACCGTGATTCAGCATATCTACGATACGCATTTCGAAGGTGCAGAACGTGCCGAAGGGCTGCTGGACGCATGGGGCGGACTGAAGGGCAGCATCGCAGACGGCCTGTACACTCAGGTGGAAGAACGACTTAAGGGGCAGGCGGTTCATGCCAAGGAATGGCGTGACCAGATTAATACGTATTTCTACCGCAAGAGCGGAATTGCAGATGCATTAAGCCGGACCATCTATTAAGTTAGAACGGACCATTTGAGTAACATCGAGGAGGATAAGATCTCATGGCACTGACTTTCAGTGATGTGATGGAACACTTGAATGCAGGGGTACAGCTGCCCGTGAATACGGTGGATAAGCTTGCGCCGGACACTGCGGGAACAGAAGTGCAGGGAATCGTGACTGCCTTCGCCGCTTCGCAGTATGTAGTGGAGCAGGCGGTCCGGCTTGGCGCCAACCTGGTGATCACGCATGAAGGTGTATTTTATAGCCACCAAGGACACGGGAGCGCGCTGGAGCAGGATTCCGTCTACCGGCAGAAGTCTGCGCTGATTACAAGCAGCGGGGTAGGTATCTACCGCTTCCATGACACGATACACCGCTATACACTGGACGGAATCGTGGAAGGGCTGCTACAGGAGCTGGATTGGGAGCAATATATAGAGCGGCATCTGCCTGAGGTATCGATCCTCACTATTCCTGATATGACCGTTTCGGAGGCTGCTGCATATGTGAAGCGGAAGCTGAACATTCCCTATGTACGCGTTGCCGGGAACCTCTCTGCTACATGCTCCAGGGTGGGGGTGCTGGTGGGTTTCCGGGGGAACGGCAGTACGGTCATCCCGATGTATGAGCAGGAGTCGCTTGATCTGGTCATCGCCGGTGAAGGCTTCGAATGGGAGGTGCCTGAGTATATCCGGGATGCGGTCCGGCAGGGCAAGGACAGGTCACTCATCATGCTCGGGCATGCCGAGAGCGAAGCGCCGGGAATGAAGCTGCTGGCAGAGCGGCTGAGCCGGCAGTTCCCGGATGTGCCGGTGCACTTCATTCCGGAGCAGCCAGTGTTTCAAATCCTATAATTAGCGTAGTTTAGAGATATCCCGAACTGCCTGCCACGGCAGTTTGGGATATCTCTTTGTACTTGTTTCGGAAACTATGATTTCCTTCTATTGTGGATAAGATGTGTTACAGCGACATATGGACCGAATATATGTGAAAAACAGTAATTTATAGGTTTTGGGGTCCCCGCAAAGTACCTGAGTTATCATCGAAGCTAAATCCCCACTTTGTGGGGTTATTTTGTCAGGGGCCGTCCTGCCTCCGCCGCTCATTCTCCATCAGAATATCCTTGATGGTGTTAGCGTCCTTCTTATCTGCGATCAGGATGCCTTCGGGACCGGCTATGGCAACTATGCCGGAGACCCCAATGACATGCAGCGGCACCTCCAGCTCGTTAATAAGGTAACTGTCTCCGCATTCTCCCCATAGCCCGCCTACTCCAATGACCTGTGATGGCAGCCGGGCCGTCAGCGTATCCCAGCTTCCCAGGTCGGACCATTCCCCTTCATGCCTTACGACAATAGCCTTGGTACTGCGTTCTGCCACTTCCTTGTCGAAGCTGCGCACCGGGAGCTCTGGATAAAGTGCGTTCAATGCTGCGAATTCTACAGGCAGGTCCAGCCTCTCCAGATGCTCCAGCAGGAAGCTCAGCCGCGCAGCGAATACCCCGCAATTCCATAAGGCCTTCTCCTGCATCAGCTCCAGGGCTTTAACCTTATCCGGTTTCTCTGCAAAAGATAATACCGGAGCATACCCGCAAGCGTCCTCCTGTGACGGGACGATATAACCGTATTGCTCTGAGGGATAAGAAGGCCTCGTTCCAAGCAGGAGGAGTTCGGCCTCAGAATCGGCCAGAATAGCCTCGAATTGATGGAACTGGCGAAAGAAATCATCATCCGCGTACATGTCAGCCGGAGCGATACAGATGATGTCCTCCGGCTGTGCCTTTCCTGCTGCAAGCAAGTGCAGCGCGCCTAACGCTGCAGCAGTAAAGGTGCCGCGCTTGCACGGCTCTCCAAGTACCGGATAATGGCTCCCGGTATACCGCTGCGTGAGGGCCACCTGCTCCTGATGGGCCACGAGCAACAGGGATTCATCCAGTCCGGC
The sequence above is a segment of the Paenibacillus sp. FSL R7-0204 genome. Coding sequences within it:
- a CDS encoding Nif3-like dinuclear metal center hexameric protein, with protein sequence MALTFSDVMEHLNAGVQLPVNTVDKLAPDTAGTEVQGIVTAFAASQYVVEQAVRLGANLVITHEGVFYSHQGHGSALEQDSVYRQKSALITSSGVGIYRFHDTIHRYTLDGIVEGLLQELDWEQYIERHLPEVSILTIPDMTVSEAAAYVKRKLNIPYVRVAGNLSATCSRVGVLVGFRGNGSTVIPMYEQESLDLVIAGEGFEWEVPEYIRDAVRQGKDRSLIMLGHAESEAPGMKLLAERLSRQFPDVPVHFIPEQPVFQIL
- a CDS encoding sugar phosphate nucleotidyltransferase; this encodes MHTVLLCGGSGQRLWPLSGSIRSKMFLQLLPAPGGGTESMLGRVCRQLSQAGLDESLLLVAHQEQVALTQRYTGSHYPVLGEPCKRGTFTAAALGALHLLAAGKAQPEDIICIAPADMYADDDFFRQFHQFEAILADSEAELLLLGTRPSYPSEQYGYIVPSQEDACGYAPVLSFAEKPDKVKALELMQEKALWNCGVFAARLSFLLEHLERLDLPVEFAALNALYPELPVRSFDKEVAERSTKAIVVRHEGEWSDLGSWDTLTARLPSQVIGVGGLWGECGDSYLINELEVPLHVIGVSGIVAIAGPEGILIADKKDANTIKDILMENERRRQDGP